The segment CCTGACACCCTCCCTTACCTCTTCCGGGGTTCCGTGGGGCAGGAGCTGCTGTGTATCCAGCCCTCCCTTGAATGCAACACGACCACCAAACTCTTTTTTTATCTCGGCGAGATGCATATTCCCCACAGGCTGCATTGTACTGAGAAACTCCGTTCCAATCTCTACCAGGTCTCCGATTATCGGGCTGAAGTCACCACAGGAGTGGTAAAGGATTATTATCCGGGGGTTATTCTTCCTGAAGGCCTCAATCATTCTCTTGAGCCTGGGCTTGACCAGGTTTCTCCATAATTCAGGGGGTATCAACATGCCGGTCTGTGCACCTATATCATCTCCGATGCGGAGAATATCAACCCCCTCATCTACGGCTCTGATACCTAATTGAATATAATAATCCGCCAGTCCGTCAAGGAGTGACCCAGCCCATTGCGGGTCATCATAACAGTCCATGAGGAAATTCTCCATCCCCCTCAGGTGTGCCATTGACGGTTCAAACAATGAGCTTGAAAGATCAACGATAACTGCATAATCCTGGTGATACTTTTCTATCACTTCCCTGGTTTCGTCCATCCTATGGGGGGCAAGGGGGTCGGGAAAGACGTATTGTTTCAGGTCTTCCCGGGTTTTCAGGGGATACTCTATGGGGTTATTAAAGCCTGATTTGCGCTGGTAGACAACGCCCCACTCGGAAGTGAATGTTTCACCCTCCTCAAGGTCTCCCTTGCTCATCTCCATGACAGCGTTAATCCCCACCTGACATACAATGGCATCGTTACCGATCCGGAGTCCCAGTTCCTGCCCTGAAACACCGAAAATTGAGGAAAGCCTGTTACTGATATCTTTCCCCATCCTGACGAGTTGGGGAACCCTGTCCGGTTCTTCTCTTTTGAGGGCTTTAAGGAATCTCTCCCGTGGTTTCATGATCCGGCCTCCTTAGGATTTAAGAATTATATCTAACTACCCTTTGAACTTTCCTTTTTTCTGTAAAAAGCGATATAGT is part of the bacterium BMS3Abin08 genome and harbors:
- a CDS encoding methylcobalamin:coenzyme M methyltransferase, whose translation is MKPRERFLKALKREEPDRVPQLVRMGKDISNRLSSIFGVSGQELGLRIGNDAIVCQVGINAVMEMSKGDLEEGETFTSEWGVVYQRKSGFNNPIEYPLKTREDLKQYVFPDPLAPHRMDETREVIEKYHQDYAVIVDLSSSLFEPSMAHLRGMENFLMDCYDDPQWAGSLLDGLADYYIQLGIRAVDEGVDILRIGDDIGAQTGMLIPPELWRNLVKPRLKRMIEAFRKNNPRIIILYHSCGDFSPIIGDLVEIGTEFLSTMQPVGNMHLAEIKKEFGGRVAFKGGLDTQQLLPHGTPEEVREGVRNLLKTLAPGGGYVFMPAHMLYQDVPTDNIWAMLEAVKDYGAYPLNI